A window of Chryseobacterium aquaeductus genomic DNA:
AGAGTATTACAGATTTTTTCAAATAATGATACCTATTGATTTTGGCTTGACTTTTTATCCTAAGTCTTTATAGTGGATTTATTTATCCTTTTAATTACCATTAATATGAAAAATTCGACCAATCCAACCCATGGCAGACAGGAAGTTCGGAATGCTTATTCTGAAGGATGTCAAATCTTAAAGAGTATGTGAGTAAAAGCAGTTCAGGAAGCACAGGAAATTAGAGACCTTCTAATAGAGACCTTTTCTAATAAATCCGATGCTGCAGAAGTGTGAGAACTATTGGTAGATAATGTCAAAAAAAATAACTCAAAAATTCTTCAAGAGTTCATTGAAGAAAGTAAACCCTCCGATTATCTTTTAGATTAAGGAGAGAAAAACTTGTAACAAAACTTTTCCTTTCTTCCACCGAGAGGAATTTTTTTTCAAATTTGTATTTTTATGAATATTCAGATTTGATTTATATCTTATTATTAACCAGCAAATTTTAAAATTAATCATGAAGCAAATTATATATGTATTATTTTTTATTTCAACTATTGGATTGGCACAGAATAAGAAAATTGATAGTTTGAAATTTGAAGCAAAGAAAATAAATTCAAGCAAATTTGATACTTATAATTCCTTAGCTTGGAAGTTTGCACGAACTTTCAATAAAGATTCTTTGCTTTACTATAATAATCAATCTACAAAGTTTATTGAAGATGAAAAACAAAAAGGAATGTTTCATGTTTTGAATTCAAAATACTATTTAATGATACAGGATTTTGACAAGGCAATTGAAGAAGCTAATCTTTCAATTAAATTGGCAACCAAAGAAAATGACTTCAGTACTCTAGGTTCAGCATACAATACTTTCACAAATATTGAACATTTTAAGGGTAACATTCAAAACGCATATAATTATTCCAAAAAAAACTTAGAGTATACATTAATGAGTAAAAATAAGAGTAAAATTTTAAACTCCTATGTTAACTTAAATGCACTTGCTTTAAGTTTAACCAATTACAATGATGCGAAAAAATACTACAGCCAAGCAAGCAGATATTTTACAAATGAAAATCTACAGGAACAAGCTGTAATGAAAAAAAATACTGGAATGGCATTACTCAAATTGCAAGACAGTAAAAGGAGTATACAATATCTTTATGAAAGTGAAAAAATATTTTTAAAGCTGAATATAAGTAAACCTTTATCAAGTATCTATAGTATGTTGTGTCAGAACTATACTGATTCAAAAAATATAAAAAAAGCCATTTATTATGGTAAAAAAAGTTTAGCAACTGCTTTGAATAAAATTGATTCAACTAATTCTTATTTTGCGGTATCGAAATATTATTTGACAATAAAAGAATATGATATAGCAAAAAAATATATTTTAAAATCTATAGAGATTGACAAATCACTTAGAAATGATTTAAAAATAGGAGAAGATTATGCTATTCTAGCTACTATTAATCTTGAAAGTGGAAAAATAAATGAAGTCGATCCATTATTAATTAAATCTCTAAAGAAAAATGCAATAAATCACGATAAAAATTACACTTCCATATTATATAGAGATCTAATAATCAATCATTTTAAAAAAGAAAATAATTTAGAGTATTTAAATTATTTTGAAAAATATATAACTGATTTAAACAATAGTTTAGGTAAAGAAAAAGTTAAGTCTCTTGCGGAATTAGATAAAAAATACAGAACAGCAGAAAATGAATCCAAAATCAAAACCCAACAACTTCAAATAGAAAAAGAAAAAAACAATCGCAATCTGGCATTGGGAGGAGTTGGTTTTTTAATTTTCCTGTTGGGCGGTGGTTATTATTGGAATAAAAACCGTCAAAAGCAAAAAGATTTTCAAAGCAGATACAAATTATTAGAATTACAGAATAATATCAGTGCGTTAAAAGTGTCGGTACTCAATAAACAGCTCAACCCCCATTTCATAAATAATACGCTTACCTCAATGAGTCCCAAACTGCAAAAAGAAGCACCCGAAACCTATCAAAGTATTGTGAAATTATCCCGTTTGATAGGATCTACTTTTGGCAATGACTCTTTGACAGATAGTTTGGATACACAGTTGGAAGGTGTGCAGGGTTATTTGGATTTACAAAAACTGATCCTTCATGACAAACTCAGCAGTGTAATACACAATGATGTTCAAAACAATTCTATCGAAATTCCAAGACTGCTTCTACAAAATTTAGTGGAAAATGCAGTGGAACATGGTGTGGTAAAGAAAGGGGAAGGGCTTGTCCGGTTACAGCTTACAGAGGATGCCGATTTTATCAATATTATAGTGGAAGACGATGGCTTTGGCAGAGAAGTGACTGAAAATACAGGAATAGGAACGAGTACCTATCAGGATTTTTTTCATACTTTTAACAAGTCCAATTCCCAACATGCCACTTTTGAATTTGAAGATAAAAAGAATAATTCAGGTACAGCAAGGGGAACGATTGCAAAAGTCCGTATTCCTAAAAACTATCAATATACTCTTACTCAAAATCATTTCTGATGCAGTATTCTTATATAGCCATAGATGACAGTCCGCTTGCTTTGGAAAATATCAAAAATACCATGGAGCATTTTCCAAATTATGTTTGTGTAGGGACAGCAGGAAATGTAAATGATGCTTTGCTTTGCATTTTAGATAATCCCGCCCAACTGGTGTTTTTAGATGTTGAAATTCCCGGAAATACGGCAAATGACAATTCATTTTCTGTTATCAGAGAACTTCGACAGTATTTAAAACAATTACCTTATTTTATTATGGTAACCTCGTATGAAAAATATGCGCTGGATGCTATTAAAAATGAAGCATTAGATTATATTCTCAAGCCTTGTGACGTTTTGGAAGTTCGCAAAGCATTAGTGAAATTTGAACAACGGCAATGGGAAATGCCCGCCACTATTTGTATAAAATCCCATGGTGATTACAGGTTTATTTCTCTGGTTGATATTGTTTATCTCCAAGCCGATAACAACACAACAGATTTTTATTTGAATTCGGGAGCAAAAATAAGCGGATATAAACCTTTAAAGTTTTATGCTTCACAGTTACCTGACGGTTTTGTCCGTATTCATAATAGTTTTATTATAAACACAAATTATGTAACCCGTATTCATTTTGGAAATTCTAAATGTTATTTGAATCATACACAGCAAGTGATTCCCTTTTCAAAATCCTATAAAAATGAAATAGAGAAAATGAAGAATATCTTAATCCAAAATAATTCTGAAAATATTTTTTAAAAAATCTGCTGTAATAACAGAGAAACTTTAGGTTCGGCGTAGCCTATTTTAAATTTGCATTTTACAATAGAAATATTTCCCAAAATTTCCGACAAAATTTTACAATTAAAAATCTATAAAAACCGCTCCTCCAACATGAAAAATCCTTTTACCTTGCACAAGTTGCATTGTGCAAAGGAGTGAAACGTGGCTTTCAAATTGGATAATCTCGTAATTTATAGAAATTGTGTAAGTCAAAATGATTGAAAAAAATAACAAATTATCAGATTTTGATTAACAATAAAAAGCAGGAAACTTTCTCTTGCAATTGTCTTACAAAATAGTACAATAAGTTGATTTTATCTTGTAAACACGATACTTATGGCTAATATTACTACAAGAATAGATGATGAAACGAAAAGAGATCTTAAAAAATTCAGCAATGAAATTGGGATCTCTGTAGGATCTCTTTTTAATGCTCGGGTAAAAAACCTGCTCCGTACGAAAGAAGTAACATTCAAACTTGATGAAGATTTTTTGGAAGACCAAGAGATGTACGCTAATGCAGAATCACTTAAGGAGCAGGGAGTACGTTCTGTTGCATCAGGTCGTTCTTCTTTAGTAATATAAGCTGATGTGATGATATTTATTTTTACCAAACAATCAGAAAAAGAATTTTTAGCTTTGGAAAAAAAAGAGCAGGTTGTGATTCACAATAAACTTCTTAAGATCAAGCAGTGAGAAGGCTTTTTGATAAAACCTCTCATCAACCTTCCACCTTATACTCACAGGCTGAGAATCAGCCACTATAGACTTATGCTCAAGATATGTGATGAATGATACGAGATATTGAGAATCGGGCACAGATCAACTATTTATAAATAAGGATTCCAGCAACTGTTTACAAAAGATAATACATGAGTTTCCGCAAATTATCAACCTTATAATAATCATTACCAATGAAAATGAATTTTACATTTTAAGAATTGTTGGATTTAGTAATACAATTTCTATTTTGAACTATAAAATTTTAAAAACTCCGATGGAAATACCCATCGGAGTTCATTTTTAATCTTTCTTACAGAATTCAGTAAGATAATTTTCAACAGTTGACCAAGAAATACCTTCGTCACGGCTGTGGTCTTTGATCATTTCATAAAGGGCTGTTATGAACTTACTCCTGTCAAACAAGGAATGTCCTGTTCTACTTTCAAGCTCTTTGGCTTTCTGTTCAAAGTGTTCTTCCTTCCAAATGAGAACCGTTTCCAGATGCGAAAGTCTTTCAACAATCTCCTGATGTCCCATATTCGGAAATACGGGAGTTCCCATCTTTTGGGATACAATGATCAAAACCTCGCTTTTTTTTGGAGCTAAAGGATGTGCTGACATTTGTCCGGCCAGTTGCCCATCATCTGCTTCTACTGTTCCGAATTCATACTTCACGAAATGAAAGTTTTTGCTTTCCATAAATTTTCTTGTTTTAAGTTAGGGCTGTACCATATCTAAAAAAACAAAAAAAGCAAGGAATTTTTTAATTTAAGCGATGTAGAAGCAATGAAATCAACAATATTGTCCTTTATTTACTGACAAACTAAGATGTTAAAAACAATTTCAAACGGTATTTATTGGATTAAAAAACCTTGCAATCCATCAAAATTTGATTATAAATACCATCATTATTTATCTTTTACAAATTACAAATGCTCGCAGACCAAATGATTTCGGTAAGTGATTTAAGATATAAAACCAAGTCGGTTATTGACTCTCTAAATACATGAGCCAAATATGTCCTGCTCAATAATAAACTTGAGGCGGTCATTCTTACCCCGACAGAATATGAATATTTTAAGCAATTGCAAAAAGCAGAAGAATGGCGCTCAGATATTGAAGAGGCTAAGAAAAACAGTCCTGTATTTAATAATGCAGAAGATTTATTGTCCGAACTTTTAGCCTAAATGAAATTTCAAAGGACTTCCAAATTCAAGAGACAGTTTAAAAAGTATCAAACACAGCCAAAGGTTTTGGAAAAATTTTCAGAATGTATCTCACAATTATTGTCTTGAAATCTTTCTCCTAAACGAAAGAACCACAAGCTTCAATGAGCTCTTAAAAATTTTCGAGAACTTCATCTTTCTCCGGATATCCTATTAATCTATTATATAGAAGGCGATATTTGCTTTTTATCACAAATTGGGAGTCACTCCGATTTGTTTGGATAATACATTAAAAGCGTTTATTCTTTTGTTGAGATTGTATTTTATTCAAAATAAGTAATCCTCCTAGTACTTTCTGAATATTTTTTTCCGTTTTCATACACAATTTTTCGTATCCAATTACCGAATGAATCATAAGTATATTCGTAAGTAAATTCATTATATGCTTTTTTTAGTCCATTCGGAAAAAATTCGATGGTGGTGTTTTCGTTAACATCTGTTTGTCTAAGTATACTTCCGTTTTCATCGTAGTGATATGCAAATTCATACCTTTTGCTTTTTTCTCCGTTTTTATAATTGGTCTGCGAAAGCACATTGTTATGATCATCATACACAAACTCGGTTACCCTGCTTTCACCCTTTTTTTCTCCGAAATATTTCATAAGAAGATCATCTTTCAGAATAGCTGTAAAAGATTTATTGGATTTTTTACTATTATCAGTAATGTCCGTACTTACAAAAACGGAATCGTTCCTGTATCTGAATGTCATTATGCTTTCGGTAACGAGTTTATTTTTATCAAAATTCCGAAACCATACTTTTTCATGTTTGTTCTGTGAATCGTACGAAAAAATAGTGCTGGATTTTCTGTCTTTACTAATTTCTTCTTTCTTCAAAATTTTACCTTTCGGACTGAACTCCAAGGTATAGGTTTCTCTATTTTTTTTCTTTTTGGCAACATAGTTTTCCTCAATTAATTTTACCTTTCCCTTCAAGACAAAGTCTTTCCAAGCTTGCGGTTGGTTGAGTTGGGCGTTAGAAAATGTAAATATTACAATAGAAAATGCGGTGAGAAATGATTTCATAGATGTTGGTATTTTTTAATT
This region includes:
- a CDS encoding histidine kinase, which translates into the protein MKQIIYVLFFISTIGLAQNKKIDSLKFEAKKINSSKFDTYNSLAWKFARTFNKDSLLYYNNQSTKFIEDEKQKGMFHVLNSKYYLMIQDFDKAIEEANLSIKLATKENDFSTLGSAYNTFTNIEHFKGNIQNAYNYSKKNLEYTLMSKNKSKILNSYVNLNALALSLTNYNDAKKYYSQASRYFTNENLQEQAVMKKNTGMALLKLQDSKRSIQYLYESEKIFLKLNISKPLSSIYSMLCQNYTDSKNIKKAIYYGKKSLATALNKIDSTNSYFAVSKYYLTIKEYDIAKKYILKSIEIDKSLRNDLKIGEDYAILATINLESGKINEVDPLLIKSLKKNAINHDKNYTSILYRDLIINHFKKENNLEYLNYFEKYITDLNNSLGKEKVKSLAELDKKYRTAENESKIKTQQLQIEKEKNNRNLALGGVGFLIFLLGGGYYWNKNRQKQKDFQSRYKLLELQNNISALKVSVLNKQLNPHFINNTLTSMSPKLQKEAPETYQSIVKLSRLIGSTFGNDSLTDSLDTQLEGVQGYLDLQKLILHDKLSSVIHNDVQNNSIEIPRLLLQNLVENAVEHGVVKKGEGLVRLQLTEDADFINIIVEDDGFGREVTENTGIGTSTYQDFFHTFNKSNSQHATFEFEDKKNNSGTARGTIAKVRIPKNYQYTLTQNHF
- a CDS encoding LytR/AlgR family response regulator transcription factor; the protein is MQYSYIAIDDSPLALENIKNTMEHFPNYVCVGTAGNVNDALLCILDNPAQLVFLDVEIPGNTANDNSFSVIRELRQYLKQLPYFIMVTSYEKYALDAIKNEALDYILKPCDVLEVRKALVKFEQRQWEMPATICIKSHGDYRFISLVDIVYLQADNNTTDFYLNSGAKISGYKPLKFYASQLPDGFVRIHNSFIINTNYVTRIHFGNSKCYLNHTQQVIPFSKSYKNEIEKMKNILIQNNSENIF
- a CDS encoding type II toxin-antitoxin system RelB/DinJ family antitoxin, encoding MANITTRIDDETKRDLKKFSNEIGISVGSLFNARVKNLLRTKEVTFKLDEDFLEDQEMYANAESLKEQGVRSVASGRSSLVI